In Amaranthus tricolor cultivar Red isolate AtriRed21 chromosome 3, ASM2621246v1, whole genome shotgun sequence, a single window of DNA contains:
- the LOC130808423 gene encoding transcription factor SRM1-like, whose protein sequence is MNLSSCTSSWGAVQMNESEYMMNNEDEWSHYENKLFETALADLDLSSPNLYEQIMGVMPWKSVKQIRSHYEKLIEDVAMIEKGGVYSPNNNYVGGGSSVGVDFGAVDQNKRKGAPWTEEEHRFGKGEWRNISRYYVQTKTPSQVASHGQKYFRRLKCCTPLEKRRYSIHDIRILNSTIVETSARHPNRHSFITHIPKNDPPILANINYHATNYSKQLENNNGCQHIYNDPSTCNSEPNIIDSTPINNNADMIVGSTSFSTSSSSDMMLGNDYDVGGFEKFDSFDDFFSSPYWVPNATHEMPFI, encoded by the exons atgaatttgagTTCTTGTACTAGTTCTTGGGGGGCAGTCCAAATGAATGAAAGTGAATatatgatgaacaatgaagatgaaTGGAGTCATTATGAAAATAAGTTGTTTGAAACGGCTTTAGCTGATTTAGATCTAAGTTCACCAAATTTATATGAACAAATCATGGGTGTTATGCCATGGAAAAGTGTTAAGCAGATTAGGAGTCATTATGAAAAGCTGATTGAAGATGTTGCCATGATTGAGAAGGGTGGAGTTTATAGCCCTAATAATAACTATGTTGGTGGGGGAAGTAGTGTTGGGGTTGATTTTGGTGCTGTTGATCAAAACAAACGTAAGGGTGCACCATGGACTGAAGAAGAGCATag GTTTGGGAAAGGAGAATGGAGGAACATCTCAAGATACTATGTCCAAACAAAGACACCATCCCAAGTAGCTAGCCATGGCCAAAAATACTTCAGGCGACTCAAATGTTGTACTCCTCTTGAAAAACGTCGTTACAGCATCCATGACATTCGAATTCTCAACTCCACCATTGTTGAAACCTCTGCAAGGCATCCAAATCGTCATTCATTCATAACTCATATTCCTAAAAATGATCCTCCAATTCTAGCTAATATAAACTACCATGCTACTAATTATAGTAAGCAACTAGAAAATAATAATGGTTGCCAGCATATTTATAATGATCCTTCTACATGCAATTCTGAACCAAATATTATTGATAGTACACCAATCAATAATAATGCTGATATGATAGTTGGATCAACAAGTTTCAGCACTAGTAGTAGCTCAGATATGATGCTAGGGAATGATTATGATGTGGGTGGTTTCGAAAAATTTGATAGCTTTGATGACTTCTTTTCTTCTCCTTATTGGGTTCCAAATGCTACTCATGAAATGCCCTTTATTTAA